One genomic region from Quercus robur chromosome 4, dhQueRobu3.1, whole genome shotgun sequence encodes:
- the LOC126722321 gene encoding mavicyanin-like, protein MLYDNNNSRSGSTINAESPPPNPQHKITLITRITSQDVATPLVYGSVQHIVGGNAGWSTVVNYSVWSAGQNFTVNDTLVFNNDTKYSVDQVNETEYNTCNSTHPLKTYTGGNTVITLSDPRELYFICPTPGLCAQGMKLAVKVDQSNITSSGTARSLIATADLKLGFLLVLATILSFMD, encoded by the exons ATGTTGTACGACAACAACAATTCCAGATCCGGATCTACAATCAACGCTGAATCTCCTCCTCCAAACCCACAACACAAAATAACACTAATCACTAGAATTACTAGCCAAGATG TGGCGACCCCTTTGGTCTATGGGTCAGTACAGCACATTGTTGGTGGCAACGCTGGCTGGAGCACAGTAGTTAATTACAGTGTTTGGTCTGCTGGTCAAAATTTCACCGTTAATGATACTCTTG TGTTTAACAACGATACAAAGTATAGCGTGGATCAAGTAAATGAAACCGAATACAACACTTGCAACTCCACCCATCCCCTCAAAACCTACACCGGCGGCAACACAGTGATCACGCTATCCGATCCCCGCGAGCTGTACTTCATATGCCCAACACCTGGTCTCTGCGCTCAAGGCATGAAGCTAGCAGTCAAGGTTGATCAGTCCAACATTACTAGTAGTGGCACTGCACGCAGCTTAATAGCCACTGCAGATTTGAAGCTCGGGTTTTTGCTTGTGTTAGCGACCATACTTTCATTCATGGACTAA